From a single Mycolicibacterium mengxianglii genomic region:
- a CDS encoding adenosylmethionine--8-amino-7-oxononanoate transaminase: MPGDRSETPRLTAAEISAIDAAHVWHPYSTIGVPGAAPATVVVGADGAWLTVVRAADSGAREEVRVLDGMASWWTAVHGHGHPVLDAAVTRQLSTMSHVMFGGLTHEPAARLAQLLVEITPAGLETVFFSDSGSVSVEVAVKMAVQYQRSRGRPQKSRMMTWRGGYHGDTFTPMSVCDPDGGMHSLWTDILTRQIFAPQVPSGYDTAYLTAFEAQLAAHADEVAAVIVEPVVQGAGGMRFHDPRYLNGLRKLCDRQDVLLIFDEIATGFGRTGELFAADHAGVSPDIMCVGKALTGGYVTLAATLCTREIAEVISRSDAGALMHGPTFMANPLACAVSVASVELLLGQDWRSRVAEIGAGLRTGLAPARALPGVADVRVCGAIGVIELDAPVEMAVATTVALDHGVWLRPFRNLIYAMPPFICTPEEIGQLTSAMVAVAGSQPVRC, from the coding sequence GTGCCAGGGGACCGGAGTGAGACACCGCGACTGACTGCCGCGGAGATCAGCGCCATCGACGCCGCCCATGTCTGGCACCCCTACAGCACCATCGGGGTGCCGGGCGCGGCTCCGGCGACCGTGGTGGTCGGCGCCGACGGCGCGTGGCTGACCGTGGTGCGGGCCGCGGACTCGGGTGCTCGTGAAGAAGTCCGAGTGCTCGACGGGATGGCGTCGTGGTGGACCGCGGTGCATGGTCACGGGCATCCGGTACTCGACGCCGCAGTCACCCGTCAGCTGTCCACGATGAGCCATGTGATGTTCGGCGGACTCACCCATGAGCCCGCCGCCCGGCTGGCGCAGCTGCTGGTCGAGATCACGCCGGCGGGCCTGGAGACGGTGTTCTTCAGCGACTCCGGCTCGGTGTCGGTCGAAGTGGCGGTCAAGATGGCGGTGCAGTACCAGCGCAGCCGGGGCCGCCCGCAGAAGTCCCGGATGATGACGTGGCGCGGCGGCTATCACGGGGACACCTTCACCCCGATGAGTGTGTGCGATCCCGACGGCGGCATGCATTCCCTCTGGACCGACATCCTGACGCGGCAGATCTTCGCCCCGCAGGTGCCCAGCGGTTACGACACCGCCTATCTGACGGCCTTCGAGGCGCAGCTCGCCGCGCACGCCGATGAGGTGGCCGCGGTCATCGTCGAACCGGTGGTGCAAGGTGCGGGCGGGATGCGCTTCCACGACCCGCGTTACCTCAACGGCCTGCGCAAGCTGTGCGACCGGCAGGACGTGCTGTTGATCTTCGACGAGATCGCCACCGGTTTCGGCCGTACCGGTGAGTTGTTCGCCGCCGATCATGCCGGGGTCAGCCCCGACATCATGTGCGTCGGCAAGGCGTTGACCGGCGGCTATGTCACTTTGGCTGCCACTTTGTGCACCCGCGAGATCGCCGAGGTCATCAGTCGGTCCGATGCCGGCGCGCTGATGCACGGGCCGACGTTCATGGCCAACCCGTTGGCGTGTGCGGTGTCGGTGGCCAGTGTGGAACTGCTGTTGGGGCAGGATTGGCGGTCCCGCGTGGCCGAGATCGGCGCCGGCCTGCGGACGGGCCTGGCCCCGGCGCGGGCCCTGCCCGGGGTCGCCGACGTCCGGGTGTGCGGGGCGATCGGTGTCATCGAACTGGACGCCCCGGTGGAGATGGCTGTAGCCACGACGGTGGCGCTGGATCACGGTGTGTGGTTGCGTCCGTTCCGCAATCTGATCTACGCGATGCCGCCGTTCATCTGTACGCCGGAGGAGATCGGACAGCTCACGTCGGCAATGGTCGCGGTCGCCGGTAGTCAGCCCGTGCGGTGTTAA
- a CDS encoding acyltransferase family protein, whose amino-acid sequence MMFLTPTRPEPAIAPAPVNPTAMGSRKQGFYRHDLDGLRGVAIALVAVFHVWFGRVSGGVDVFLVLSGFFFGGRLLRNALTPGLPMNPLREVTRLARRLLPALVVVLAAGAVLTILIQPQTRWESYADQSLASLGYYQNWELANTAADYLRAGEAVSPLQHIWSMSVQGQFYIAFLAVVFLLTALLRRPLGKHLRLFFVVLLSLLTIASFVYAIIAHQTDQTTAYYNSFARAWELLIGAVAGALVGHIRWPMWLRTVVATVALAAILSCGSLIDGVKQFPGPWALVPVGAAVLMILAAANMGVSADTNGKMPLPNRILAWRPFVRLGAMAYSLYLWHWPLLIFWLVLTGHDHANLLEGAGILLVSGVLAYLTMRFVEEPLRARTRAVSPQAVRVPWRTRLRRPTIALGSTVVLLGVALTATSFTWREHITVVRDNGQELAGLSPDSYPGAAALLYQARVPKLPMRPTVLEAKDDLPKSTIDGCISDFENIGVINCTYGDPTATRTIALAGGSHAEHWITALDLLGKQHGFKIVTYMKMGCPLTTEEVPLVMGSNRDYPNCHTWNERVMTKLIADKPDFVFTTSTRPWNIKAGDVMPATYIGIWQTLSDNNIPVLAMRDTPWILDEDRKPFLPADCLAAGGDAISCGMKRSEALSDHNPTLDFVKQFPLLKPLDMSDAVCREDICRAVEGNVLLYHDSHHLTATYMRTLTDELGRQMGRATGWW is encoded by the coding sequence ATGATGTTCCTGACCCCCACCAGGCCTGAGCCTGCAATCGCTCCGGCGCCAGTGAACCCCACCGCCATGGGGTCCAGGAAACAGGGTTTCTACCGGCACGATCTGGACGGGTTGCGCGGCGTTGCCATCGCACTCGTCGCCGTGTTCCACGTGTGGTTCGGCCGCGTCTCCGGCGGGGTGGACGTCTTCCTGGTGCTGTCGGGGTTCTTCTTCGGCGGCCGGTTGTTGCGCAACGCCCTGACGCCGGGGCTGCCCATGAATCCACTGCGGGAAGTGACGCGACTGGCGCGACGGCTGCTGCCGGCACTGGTCGTGGTGCTGGCCGCGGGGGCGGTTCTGACCATCCTGATCCAGCCGCAGACCCGCTGGGAGTCGTACGCCGACCAGAGCCTGGCCAGCCTCGGCTACTACCAGAACTGGGAGCTGGCCAACACCGCCGCGGACTATCTGCGGGCCGGCGAGGCGGTCAGCCCGTTGCAGCACATCTGGTCGATGTCGGTGCAGGGACAGTTCTACATCGCCTTCCTCGCGGTCGTCTTCCTGCTCACAGCCTTGCTGCGACGGCCGCTGGGCAAACATCTTCGGTTGTTCTTCGTGGTGCTGCTGTCGCTGTTGACCATCGCCTCGTTCGTCTACGCGATCATCGCCCACCAGACCGATCAGACCACCGCCTACTACAACAGCTTCGCCCGGGCATGGGAGTTGCTGATCGGCGCGGTGGCCGGTGCGCTCGTGGGACACATCCGCTGGCCGATGTGGCTGCGCACCGTGGTCGCCACGGTGGCGCTGGCGGCCATCCTGTCGTGCGGATCGCTCATCGACGGGGTCAAACAGTTCCCCGGCCCCTGGGCGCTGGTGCCCGTCGGGGCGGCGGTGTTGATGATCCTGGCCGCCGCCAACATGGGCGTGAGCGCCGACACCAACGGCAAGATGCCGCTACCCAACCGGATCTTGGCGTGGCGGCCGTTCGTCAGGCTCGGTGCCATGGCCTACTCGCTGTATCTGTGGCACTGGCCGCTGCTGATCTTCTGGCTGGTGCTGACCGGCCACGACCACGCCAACCTCCTCGAGGGTGCGGGGATCCTGCTGGTCTCGGGCGTGCTGGCCTACCTCACGATGCGTTTCGTCGAGGAACCACTGCGTGCCCGGACGAGGGCGGTGTCCCCGCAGGCCGTGCGCGTGCCGTGGCGAACCCGGCTGCGCCGGCCGACCATCGCCCTGGGCTCCACCGTGGTGCTGCTGGGAGTGGCGCTGACGGCCACGTCGTTCACCTGGCGCGAGCACATCACCGTGGTACGCGACAACGGCCAGGAACTGGCCGGTCTGAGCCCCGACAGCTACCCCGGCGCTGCGGCGCTGCTGTACCAGGCGCGGGTGCCCAAGCTACCGATGCGCCCGACCGTGCTGGAAGCCAAAGACGATCTGCCCAAATCCACCATCGACGGCTGCATCAGCGACTTCGAGAACATCGGCGTCATCAACTGCACCTACGGCGACCCCACCGCTACCCGCACCATTGCGCTGGCCGGCGGGTCACACGCCGAGCACTGGATCACGGCGCTGGATCTGCTGGGCAAGCAGCACGGTTTCAAGATCGTCACCTATATGAAGATGGGCTGCCCGCTGACCACCGAAGAGGTGCCGCTGGTCATGGGCAGCAACCGGGATTACCCGAACTGTCACACCTGGAACGAGCGGGTGATGACCAAGCTCATCGCCGACAAGCCGGACTTTGTCTTCACCACCTCGACGCGGCCATGGAACATCAAGGCCGGCGACGTCATGCCGGCCACCTATATCGGAATCTGGCAAACGTTGTCGGACAACAACATTCCTGTGCTGGCCATGCGCGACACCCCCTGGATCCTGGACGAGGACCGTAAGCCGTTCCTGCCCGCGGACTGCCTTGCCGCCGGCGGCGATGCCATCTCCTGCGGCATGAAGCGTTCCGAAGCGCTCTCCGATCACAATCCGACGCTGGATTTCGTCAAGCAGTTCCCGCTGCTGAAGCCGCTGGACATGAGCGACGCGGTGTGCCGCGAGGACATTTGTCGCGCCGTCGAGGGAAATGTGTTGCTGTACCACGACTCTCACCACCTCACCGCCACCTATATGCGGACGTTGACCGACGAACTCGGTCGGCAGATGGGGCGTGCGACCGGCTGGTGGTGA
- the glgX gene encoding glycogen debranching protein GlgX: MSSSEPAGPLVSQPATGAPLTPAPTVTTVWPGSAYPLGATYDGAGTNFSLFSEVASKVELCLIAKNGTETRIDLDEVDGYVWHAYLPTITPGQRYGFRVHGPWNPGAGHRCDPSKLLLDPYGKSFHGNFDFGQALYSYDLEADDLASGGNPPMVDSLGHTMTSVVINPFFNWQSDRAPRTPYHDTIIYEAHVKGMTQRHPGIPEELRGTYAGLGHPVVIDHLKSLSVTAIELMPVHQFMHDHRLLDLGLRNYWGYNTVGFFAPHYEYAATQYAGGAVAEFKNMVKSFHEAGIEVILDVVYNHTAEGNHLGPTVNFRGIDNAAYYRLLDGDLRYYKDFTGTGNSLNARHPHTLQLIMDSLRYWVLEMHVDGFRFDLASTLAREFYDVDRLSAFFDLVQQDPVISQVKLIAEPWDIGEGGYQVGNFPGLWTEWNGKYRDTVRDYWRGEPATLGEFASRLTGSSDLYEETGRRPSASINFVTAHDGFTLADLVSYNEKHNLANGEDNRDGESHNRSWNCGVEGPTDDPDILELRGKQMRNIWATLLVSQGTPMISHGDEIGRTQNGNNNVYCQDSPLSWMDWSLCETNADLLAFTRKVTAFRKAHPVFRRRRFFEGKPIRTGGQIRDISWLTTSGVEMTPQDWGSGFGQCVAVFLNGDAIPAPNVRGERVVDDSFLLCFNSHAEPTDFITPDTSYAYEWTAEMDTAHPRGHSELVVAAGETVSLHPRSVLILRKTV; this comes from the coding sequence ATGTCATCGAGCGAGCCAGCCGGCCCCCTAGTCAGCCAGCCCGCGACGGGAGCGCCGTTGACCCCGGCGCCCACCGTCACCACCGTATGGCCCGGCTCCGCCTACCCCCTCGGCGCCACCTACGACGGCGCAGGCACCAATTTCTCGCTGTTCTCCGAGGTCGCCTCGAAGGTCGAACTCTGTCTGATCGCCAAGAACGGCACCGAGACGCGCATCGACCTCGATGAGGTGGACGGTTACGTCTGGCATGCGTATCTGCCGACCATCACCCCCGGACAACGATACGGATTCCGGGTGCACGGCCCATGGAATCCCGGCGCCGGACACCGCTGCGATCCGAGCAAGCTGCTACTCGATCCGTACGGCAAGTCGTTCCACGGAAACTTCGACTTCGGCCAGGCGCTCTACTCCTACGACCTGGAGGCCGACGACCTGGCCTCCGGCGGCAATCCGCCGATGGTGGACTCGCTGGGTCACACGATGACCAGTGTGGTGATCAACCCGTTCTTCAACTGGCAGTCCGACCGGGCGCCCCGCACGCCGTACCACGACACGATCATCTATGAAGCCCACGTCAAGGGCATGACACAACGGCACCCCGGCATCCCCGAAGAACTGCGCGGCACCTACGCGGGGCTGGGCCACCCGGTGGTCATCGATCACCTGAAGTCGTTGAGCGTGACGGCGATCGAGCTGATGCCGGTACACCAGTTCATGCACGACCACCGGCTTCTCGACCTCGGGCTGCGGAATTACTGGGGTTACAACACCGTCGGCTTCTTCGCCCCGCACTACGAGTACGCCGCCACCCAGTACGCCGGTGGTGCGGTCGCCGAGTTCAAGAACATGGTCAAATCGTTCCACGAGGCAGGCATCGAGGTGATCCTCGATGTGGTCTACAACCACACCGCAGAAGGCAATCATCTCGGACCGACCGTCAACTTCCGCGGTATAGACAACGCCGCGTATTACCGTCTACTCGACGGGGACCTGCGCTACTACAAGGATTTCACCGGCACCGGCAACAGCCTCAATGCCCGGCATCCGCACACTCTGCAACTGATCATGGATTCGTTGCGTTATTGGGTACTTGAGATGCATGTGGATGGCTTCCGGTTCGACCTGGCTTCGACGCTGGCCCGCGAGTTCTATGACGTGGACCGGCTCTCGGCGTTCTTCGACCTGGTGCAGCAGGACCCGGTGATCAGTCAGGTCAAACTCATTGCCGAGCCATGGGACATCGGCGAAGGCGGCTACCAGGTGGGCAACTTCCCAGGTTTGTGGACCGAGTGGAACGGGAAATATCGCGACACTGTGCGCGATTACTGGCGGGGCGAGCCCGCAACTCTCGGCGAATTCGCCTCCCGCCTCACCGGGTCCTCGGACCTGTACGAGGAAACTGGGCGGCGCCCCAGTGCCTCGATCAACTTCGTCACCGCCCACGATGGCTTCACCCTCGCCGACCTGGTGTCCTACAACGAGAAGCACAACCTCGCCAACGGTGAAGACAACCGCGACGGGGAGAGCCACAACAGATCGTGGAACTGCGGCGTGGAGGGCCCCACCGACGACCCGGACATCCTCGAGCTGCGTGGCAAGCAGATGCGCAACATCTGGGCCACGCTGCTGGTCAGCCAGGGCACGCCGATGATCAGCCACGGTGACGAGATCGGTCGCACCCAGAACGGCAACAACAACGTCTACTGCCAGGATTCACCACTGTCGTGGATGGACTGGTCGCTGTGCGAGACCAATGCCGACCTGTTGGCCTTCACCCGCAAAGTCACCGCATTTCGCAAGGCGCACCCGGTGTTTCGACGCCGGCGGTTCTTCGAAGGCAAGCCGATCCGCACCGGCGGGCAGATACGCGACATCTCCTGGCTGACCACCTCCGGGGTGGAGATGACCCCGCAGGACTGGGGATCGGGCTTCGGCCAATGCGTGGCGGTGTTCCTCAACGGGGACGCGATCCCGGCGCCCAACGTCCGCGGCGAGCGTGTCGTCGACGATTCCTTCCTGCTGTGCTTCAACTCCCACGCCGAGCCGACCGACTTCATCACTCCCGATACCAGCTACGCCTACGAATGGACAGCCGAAATGGACACCGCCCACCCCCGAGGACACAGCGAGCTGGTGGTCGCGGCCGGCGAGACGGTCTCGCTGCATCCCCGCTCGGTACTGATCCTGCGAAAGACGGTCTGA
- the treY gene encoding malto-oligosyltrehalose synthase, which produces MPQPVLSTYRLQLRGDEFRFADAVELLDYLAELGISHVYLSPILTPVPGSTHGYDVTDPTTVSAELGGADGLAALSAAARERGLGVIVDIVPNHVGVDQPKLNPWWWDVLRNGRESPYASYFDIDWTLDRDGRIVLPVLGSDSDVEDLTVDGDVLRLGDLEFPIAPGTADGTGTQVHDRQHYRLIGWRNGICGYRRFFSITSLAGIRQEDRDVFDASHVEVRRWFDEGLIDGVRVDHPDGLSDPAGYLVWLRELIGPQAYLVVEKILAVDEALEPTLPVDGTTGYDALREVGGVLIDPTGEPALTELVGMAGFDYQQVPAMVTELKIAAATKTLASELARVSRAIVATVGHDHPRLGDAVAALLTHIDVYRSDYRGLSAMMPTAIAETVSAAPELAQPLELVSAAVATGGEASVRLQQLCGAVTAKAIEDCLFYRDPRLVALNEVGGEPERFGVSTAEFHQSSALRARYWPTAMTTLTTHDTKRGEDVRARIGVLSQVPSLWSQLVTGWENQAPTPDSATGLFLWQNIFGVWPEDGVVTDELRTRLHGYAEKAMREAAVHTTWNDPDSDFESAVHSWVDRVLDGPVANELSALLNRVVAHAHNDALAQKLLALTVPGVPDVYQGTELWEDSLVDPDNRRPVDFAARRAELASLTHPKLRVVTATLQLRRARPDTFLAGGYTPVFAEGAAADHLVAFLRGADVLVAVSRWTLGVEETGWEDTTLTLPAGTWTDRISGASFTGAVGAGQLFADLPVALLERTDA; this is translated from the coding sequence ATGCCTCAACCTGTGCTGTCGACGTATCGGCTTCAGTTGCGCGGCGACGAGTTTCGGTTTGCCGACGCGGTGGAGCTGCTCGACTATCTCGCCGAACTCGGGATCAGTCACGTGTACCTGTCCCCCATCCTCACCCCGGTACCCGGGTCCACCCACGGGTACGACGTCACCGACCCCACCACCGTATCGGCGGAACTGGGCGGAGCCGACGGGCTTGCGGCACTGTCCGCGGCAGCGCGGGAACGCGGCCTCGGAGTCATCGTGGACATCGTGCCCAACCACGTCGGGGTCGATCAGCCCAAGCTCAACCCGTGGTGGTGGGATGTGCTGCGAAACGGCCGGGAGTCCCCCTACGCCTCCTACTTCGACATCGACTGGACGCTGGATCGCGACGGCCGAATCGTGTTGCCGGTATTGGGTTCCGACTCCGATGTCGAGGACCTCACCGTCGACGGGGACGTGTTGCGACTCGGCGACCTCGAGTTCCCGATCGCGCCCGGGACCGCAGACGGCACCGGGACCCAGGTACACGATCGGCAGCACTACCGGCTGATCGGCTGGCGCAACGGGATCTGCGGGTATCGACGGTTCTTCTCGATCACCTCTCTGGCCGGCATCCGGCAGGAAGACCGCGACGTCTTCGATGCCAGCCACGTCGAGGTGCGCCGTTGGTTCGACGAGGGCCTGATCGACGGGGTCCGCGTTGATCACCCCGACGGGCTCTCGGATCCGGCCGGCTACCTGGTGTGGCTACGCGAATTGATCGGCCCGCAGGCGTATCTCGTGGTGGAGAAGATCCTGGCCGTCGACGAGGCGCTGGAGCCGACGCTGCCTGTCGACGGCACCACCGGCTATGACGCGCTGCGCGAGGTCGGCGGCGTGCTGATCGACCCCACCGGCGAGCCGGCGCTGACCGAACTGGTCGGCATGGCAGGGTTCGACTATCAGCAGGTGCCCGCCATGGTGACCGAACTGAAGATCGCGGCCGCGACCAAGACCCTGGCCAGCGAGCTGGCCCGGGTCAGTCGAGCGATCGTGGCGACGGTCGGCCACGATCACCCGCGGCTGGGTGACGCTGTGGCGGCGTTGTTGACCCACATCGATGTCTACCGCAGCGACTATCGCGGGCTCTCGGCCATGATGCCGACCGCGATCGCCGAAACCGTCTCGGCAGCACCGGAATTGGCGCAGCCCTTGGAACTGGTGTCGGCGGCGGTTGCGACCGGTGGCGAGGCATCGGTGCGACTGCAGCAATTGTGCGGGGCGGTGACGGCAAAGGCCATCGAGGACTGCCTGTTCTACCGGGATCCCCGGTTGGTCGCGTTGAACGAGGTCGGCGGTGAACCGGAGCGGTTCGGAGTCAGTACCGCCGAATTCCATCAGAGTTCAGCACTGCGTGCCCGCTACTGGCCCACCGCGATGACAACGCTGACAACCCACGACACCAAGCGCGGCGAGGACGTACGGGCCCGGATCGGGGTGCTGTCCCAGGTGCCGTCGCTGTGGAGTCAGCTGGTCACCGGCTGGGAGAACCAGGCCCCCACCCCCGATTCGGCCACCGGACTGTTCCTGTGGCAGAACATCTTCGGGGTATGGCCCGAAGACGGCGTGGTGACCGATGAGCTGCGCACCAGGCTGCACGGGTATGCCGAGAAGGCCATGCGCGAGGCTGCAGTGCACACCACGTGGAACGACCCGGACAGCGACTTCGAGTCGGCCGTGCACAGCTGGGTGGACCGGGTGCTCGACGGGCCGGTGGCCAACGAGCTGAGTGCCCTGCTCAACCGTGTTGTCGCGCATGCGCACAACGACGCGTTGGCCCAGAAATTGCTGGCCCTGACCGTTCCCGGGGTACCGGATGTCTACCAGGGCACCGAGCTGTGGGAAGACAGCCTGGTCGACCCCGACAACCGTCGGCCGGTGGACTTCGCCGCCCGTCGCGCCGAGTTGGCTTCCCTGACCCACCCCAAGCTGCGCGTGGTCACCGCCACCCTCCAGCTGCGCCGCGCCCGGCCCGATACCTTCCTGGCAGGCGGTTACACCCCGGTGTTCGCCGAGGGTGCCGCGGCCGACCATCTGGTGGCTTTCCTGCGCGGTGCCGACGTGCTCGTTGCGGTCAGCCGCTGGACCCTCGGGGTCGAGGAAACCGGCTGGGAGGACACCACACTCACGCTGCCGGCCGGCACCTGGACCGACCGGATCTCCGGTGCGTCGTTCACCGGTGCGGTCGGTGCCGGACAGTTGTTCGCCGACCTAC